A region of Plasmodium falciparum 3D7 genome assembly, chromosome: 12 DNA encodes the following proteins:
- a CDS encoding elongation factor G has protein sequence MIILKHILYKNNGRRFFEKTIPNKIYNFYLSGLCKFSSCCIDNLRNIGISAHIDAGKTTLTERILYYTGKIKSIHEVRGNDGVGATMDSMELEREKGITIQSATTNCVWEINNKKYNINIIDTPGHVDFTIEVERSLRVLDSAILVICGVSGVQSQTLTVNRQMDRYHIPRILFINKLDRDGANVERTLHTIEKRLNLNTILLQMPIGIEQKFKGVYDLINRKGYLFQGKNGIILNEINNKEEILSLDNSFSFEIMELLRNRILEKLADVDDEFAEIYLNNDINDIKKNDIYSSIRKSTIKNLVTPICLGSAKNNVGVQILLNYVCNFLPSPKEINNYGYIIYSDVLEDKIKNNDICNETQNTQQYQSQDQNDISIINYNNQNSINNYTHKDDHHSSKNKSKKKIQLLCDNNLPMVGFLFKIQEDNMYGQMSYFRIYQGKIKKKEMITNMMTNKKEIVKKIMKMHSNMAKEVNEASAGDIVAICGINGSTGTTYTNGINTNLHLLNIFIPKPVISVAVEILKKGDMTKLTKALNKFTKEDPTFYVKTDEQTKETIFEGIGELQLEIYKERLKREFNINVNLKNPKINFKETITKPFECSYTYKKQKGGAGLYAHVHAIFETISDNYNDTTHCTFVNEVIGNDLPKNFILSIEKAFKEQIEKGYLYNSEIINMKMRLIGGKIHEVDSNDLAFKKATINLIKENYHNFCPVLLEPIMLVEIISNYEHQSNILTSITKRKGLVNNIVNNLNIIYIYADIPLKHMFNYINEIRAITQGQGTYTMEFSRYEQVSKNDLDEILKQKSTA, from the coding sequence atgattattttgaaacacattttatacaaaaataatggAAGGCGCTTTTTTGAAAAAACGATTCCTAACAAAATTTATAACTTTTATTTAAGTGGGTTATGTAAGTTTTCCTCATGTTGCATAGATAACTTGAGAAACATAGGTATAAGTGCTCATATTGATGCGGGTAAAACAACGTTAACagaaagaatattatattatacaggAAAAATAAAGAGTATACATGAAGTACGTGGTAATGATGGGGTTGGGGCGACTATGGATTCTATGGAATTAGAAAGAGAAAAAGGTATAACTATTCAATCAGCTACTACTAATTGTGTATgggaaataaataataaaaaatataatataaatattattgatACTCCTGGACATGTGGATTTTACTATAGAAGTAGAAAGATCTTTACGTGTTTTAGATTCTGCAATTTTAGTTATATGTGGAGTTTCAGGGGTTCAAAGTCAAACCTTAACAGTAAATAGACAAATGGACAGATATCATATACCtagaatattatttataaataaattagatAGAGATGGTGCTAATGTAGAAAGGACCTTACATACTATCGAGAAAAGATTAAATCTAAATACTATTTTATTACAAATGCCTATAGGTATTGAACAAAAATTTAAAGGTGTATATGATTTAATTAATAGAAAAGGATACCTATTTCAAGGGAAAAAtggtattatattaaatgaaataaataataaagaagaaatattatcattagataattctttttcttttgaaaTAATGGAATTATTAAGAAATCGTATTTTAGAAAAGTTAGCTGATGTAGATGATGAATTTgctgaaatatatttaaacaatgatattaatgatataaaaaaaaatgatatttattCATCTATTCGTAAATCtactattaaaaatttaGTTACACCTATATGTTTAGGAAGTGCTAAAAATAATGTAGGTGttcaaattttattaaattatgtatGTAACTTTTTACCCTCaccaaaagaaataaataattatggatatattatatattcagaTGTACTAGaagacaaaataaaaaataatgatatttgTAATGAGACACAAAATACACAACAATATCAAAGTCAAGATCAAAATGACATATCTATTATTAATTACAATAATCAAAatagtattaataattatacacaTAAAGATGATCATCATAGTTCTAAGAATAAatcgaagaaaaaaatacaattattatgtgataataatttacCTATGGTAGGTTTCTTATTCAAAATACAAGAAGATAACATGTATGGACAAATGAGTTATTTCAGAATCTATCaaggaaaaattaaaaaaaaagaaatgataaCAAATATGATgacaaacaaaaaagaaatagtaaaaaaaattatgaaaatgcATTCTAATATGGCTAAAGAAGTTAATGAAGCATCTGCAGGAGATATAGTTGCTATTTGTGGTATTAACGGTTCAACAGGTACAACATATACAAATGGAATCAACACCAATctacatttattaaatatttttatacctAAACCAGTCATATCAGTTGCTGttgaaattttaaaaaaaggagaTATGACGAAATTAACAAAAGCATTAAATAAATTCACAAAAGAAGATCCTACATTTTATGTAAAAACAGATGAACAAACAAAAGAAACAATTTTTGAAGGTATTGGAGAATTACaattagaaatatataaagaaagatTAAAAAGagaatttaatattaatgtcaatttaaaaaatccaaaaattaattttaaagaaaCAATTACTAAACCTTTTGAATgctcatatacatataaaaaacaaaaaggaGGAGCAGGATTATATGCACATGTACATGCCATTTTTGAAACGATAtcagataattataatgatacaaCACATTGTACTTTTGTTAACGAAGTTATAGGAAATGATTTaccaaaaaattttatactcTCTATAGAAAAAGCCTTTAAAGAACAAATTGAAAAGGGATATCTATACAATTCTGAAATTATCAACATGAAAATGAGACTAATTGGTGGTAAAATACATGAAGTTGATAGTAATGATTTAGCTTTTAAAAAAGCTACCATTAATCTAATCAAAgaaaattatcataatttctGTCCAGTTCTTTTAGAACCTATTATGCTTGTTGAAATTATTTCTAATTATGAACATCaaagtaatatattaacaagTATTACAAAAAGAAAGGGACTAgtaaataatattgttaataacttaaatattatatatatatatgcagaTATACCTTTAAAACATatgtttaattatataaatgaaattagAGCTATTACGCAAGGACAAGGAACATATACTATGGAATTTTCAAGATATGAACAAGTTAGCAAAAATGACCTTGACGAAATATTAAAGCAAAAAAGTAcagcataa
- a CDS encoding dolichyl-diphosphooligosaccharide--protein glycosyltransferase subunit OST4, putative has product MDYELYLISNIMGIFIVILIFVFHYLYSDIDD; this is encoded by the exons ATGGATTACGAACTGTATTTAATTTCAAATATTATGG gcatttttattgtaattttaatttttgtttttcactATTTATATTCCGATATAGATgattaa
- a CDS encoding pentatricopeptide repeat domain-containing protein, putative encodes MNGSFFFSHFKEFTIRNTNYFLYEESKKSYKSCIVWYMNHYQRFGGSIRRYSNALGQLIDRKKRNLVNIEKGNEILKSYKRVNLKKILKDGDKKKEIYENDKIVSDNIISDNNISNNNISDNNISHNNIGDNNISNNIISDNILSDNILSNNILCDNIVNDKIKYDKGEKWINENVLKKVEGKDNENLDDFNDKDKRNNNKNIMNIENKNIYNINTNSSTFCTHNHINDEHVKDSVDELFCTKEKKKQLMKRIIFQNNHDYMHLIERYEEYKIKQEDEFYNSSNDKNEEEYSSYPSFIKKKEENKSNDDNNNNVNEKMCEKENFKCKEKSSNNDVHYYLYEVDKDNEESNVNMHFNFLKNNLNISIFPEIGKKDILESCKRKKNMQNEINKNSDIKNMFNNDIYFWTKRKVHRAIGWDLIPDNLKRNDDIIDVSELRYGHLKGSTKEEEKEDNNREVGYKDDNNKIHKTMKQHINKDIEQNTGQDKNSNIKGKSVEEENMYMGEKKNDINVQLDDINVQLDDINVQLDDINIQLDEINLNKDERDKKKISYIQRRVAPCNFLKKLDIYKSDATLLNDGSSTIQMNKNVDVICEEDNKEMEKEEEKKYEETNKEPTNQMKEEKLIDIFLNNDNNLGNVKNVEYIKAEVNKGDHKLDKLDIKKEDDEYNEIVEIDSCQNDNIKNKEKNMKYMNGSYNNMNEEDKHYESDDKTYYEGIVDNSKNVFKKMKENYDMFKKNNMSPYILEDCEKYINYYYGIEKEERIKELRKYADMDFYEIMGNGNFGIEDYNMLIKSKILFNKEEEGFHYFNLLKKYDIRINIETYNSLMYTCIVQKNSKLSRLIYLQIIKDLFIPNKNTFCILIKAHILDKDIKSAFHLYRKMIKENIEVDIVIYSTLIDGLIKNKLYKRAEQFFNYIVNYKNVVPDEILYTIMIKNCAYNREAEKCLNYYETMLSQNLRITDITLIEIINCLSRREDYFYKVFYFYHIYLSNEMKINQRLMLYMIMACSNKGNIKRLKEILKTMNKNKIKISDEMYCYIVRTFANNCKDKRVSLSERHNNIKYAWRIIYDLLKGSSHMKKKEKEKEKDIYIDKYIDKEKEKYIDKYIDKEKDIYIDNYIDKQIDERHGEMISTKEHIKKNPTDDNKNIESYNKNDHISFDRVNHLYKGTELHSSTSHDCINTKILNSLILLYINCEYYEYAINMLKYFSYFECVPDYYTFNMLFNMLYYKMKDYGKVLCLYDYMINNTQNKPNEKILNLILNSAIQTKSSKNTLFILRQMFTYKIYPSPKMVKKLYHVGRYITEIQLLINSMIRQQTKDIYEVNLKENQLIRLNIDEYELNLFKEGKTFKSKTPLDEAREQFFKRKQRMEKEKRMSKNKKSSDWLPYGQYLQSKKKGGEIYAKRVDRPRPLAFDD; translated from the coding sequence ATGAACggttccttttttttttctcattttaaAGAATTCACAATAAGAAATACAAATTATTTCTTGTATGAAGAATCAAAAAAGAGTTATAAAAGTTGTATTGTATGGTATATGAACCATTATCAACGTTTTGGTGGATCGATAAGAAGATATTCAAATGCATTGGGGCAATTAATTGAccggaaaaaaagaaacttGGTAAATATAGAAAAGGGTAATGAAATTTTGAAAAGTTATAAAAGAGTTAACTTAAAGAAGATATTGAAGGATGgtgataaaaaaaaggaaatttacgaaaatgataaaattgtaagtgataatattataagtgataataatataagtaataataatataagtgataataatataagtcataataatataggtgataataatataagtaataatattataagtgataatattttaagtGACAATATtttaagtaataatattttatgtgaCAATATTGTTAATGACAAGATTAAGTATGATAAAGGGGAAAAGTGGATAAATGAAAATGTGTTGAAAAAAGTGGAAGGAAAAGATAATGAGAATTTGGATGATTTTAATGATAAGGATAAgaggaataataataaaaatattatgaatatagaaaataagaatatttataatataaatacaaatagtAGTACATTTTGTACacataatcatataaatgatgaacaTGTAAAAGATTCGGTGGATGAATTATTTTGtacaaaagaaaagaaaaaacaattaatgaaaagaattatatttcAGAATAATCATGATTATATGCATTTAATTGAAAGATAcgaagaatataaaataaaacaagaagatgaattttataattcgagtaatgataaaaatgaggAGGAATACTCATCTTACCcttcttttattaaaaaaaaagaagaaaataaaagtaatgatgataacaataataatgtaaatgaaaaaatgtgtgaaaaagaaaattttaagTGTAAAGAAAAGAGTAGTAATAATGatgtacattattatttatatgaagtGGATAAAGATAATGAAGAATCTAATGTAAATAtgcattttaattttttaaaaaacaatttAAACATTTCTATATTTCCCGAGATAGGAAAGAAGGATATATTAGAAAGTTGTAAACGTAAGAAGAATAtgcaaaatgaaataaacaaaaatagtgatataaaaaatatgtttaataatgatatttatttttggaCGAAAAGGAAAGTTCATCGAGCTATAGGTTGGGATTTAATCCCAGATAATTTGAAAAGGAATGATGATATAATCGATGTGTCAGAGTTGAGATATGGTCATTTAAAAGGCTCTACAAAAGAAGAGGAAAAGGAAGATAATAATAGAGAGGTAGGAtataaagatgataataataagattCATAAAACCATGAAGCAACATATTAATAAGGATATAGAACAAAACACAGGACAAGATAAAAATTCTAATATAAAAGGTAAATCTGTTGAAGAGGAAAATATGTACATgggagaaaagaaaaatgacaTAAATGTACAActtgatgatataaatgtacaacttgatgatataaatgtacaacttgatgatataaatatacaacttgatgaaataaatttaaataaggACGAAcgtgataaaaaaaaaattagttaCATACAAAGGAGGGTTGCACCTTgcaattttttaaaaaaattggatatatataaaagtgaTGCAACCCTTTTAAATGATGGTTCTTCTACTATTCAAATGAACAAAAATGTAGATGTGATTTGTGAGGAGGATAACAAAGAAATGGAGAaagaggaagaaaaaaaatatgaagaaacAAACAAAGAACCAACGAACCAAATGaaggaagaaaaattaattgatatatttttaaataatgataacaacTTGGGTAATGTCAAAAACGTGGAATATATTAAGGCTGAGGTAAATAAAGGAGACCATAAGTTGGACAAgttagatataaaaaaagaggaTGATGAATATAACGAAATTGTAGAGATTGATAGTTGTcagaatgataatataaaaaataaggagaagaatatgaaatatatgaatggtagctataataatatgaatgaagaGGATAAGCATTATGAATCTGATGATAAGACATATTATGAAGGGATTGTTGATAATAGTAAGAACGTATTCAAAAAGATGAAGGAGAATTATGATATGTTTAAGAAGAATAATATGTCACCGTATATATTAGAAGATTGTGaaaagtatataaattattattatggtaTAGAGAAGGAAGAAAGGATTAAAGAGCTGAGAAAATATGCTGATATGGATTTTTACGAGATAATGGGAAATGGTAATTTTGGTATAGAGgattataatatgttaattAAGAGTaagatattatttaataaagaagAGGAAggttttcattattttaatttattaaaaaaatatgatataagaataaatatagaaaCGTATAATAGTTTAATGTATACATGTATAGTACAAAAGAATTCAAAATTGAGTAGGTTAATATATTTGCAGATAATAAAAGATTTATTTATACCTAATAAGAatacattttgtatattaataaaagctCACATATTGGATAAGGATATAAAGAGTGCATTTCATTTGTATAGGAAAATGATAAAAGAGAATATTGAAGTAGATATAGTAATTTATTCAACATTAATAGATggattaataaaaaataaattatataaacgaGCAGAACagttttttaattatatagttaattataaaaatgtagtaccagatgaaatattatatacaataatgataaaaaattgtGCGTATAATAGAGAAGCAGAAAAATGTCTAAATTATTACGAAACTATGTTATCTCAAAATTTAAGGATAACCGATATAACATTAATAGAGATAATTAATTGTTTATCAAGGAGGGaagattatttttataaagtgttttatttttatcatatttatttatctaatgagatgaaaataaatcaacgtttaatgttatatatgataatggCATGTTCaaataaaggaaatataaaaagattaAAGGAGATATTAAAGactatgaataaaaataaaatcaaaataagTGATGAAATGTATTGTTATATTGTTAGAACGTTTGCAAATAATTGTAAGGATAAGCGTGTTAGCTTAAGTGAGcgtcataataatataaagtatGCATGGAGGATTATATATGACTTATTGAAAGGTTCTTcccatatgaaaaaaaaagaaaaggaaaaagaaaaagatatatatatagataaatatatagataaggaaaaagaaaaatatatagataaatatatagataaagaaaaagatatatatatagataattatatagataAACAAATCGATGAGAGACATGGCGAGATGATAAGTACAAaggaacatataaaaaagaaccctactgatgataataaaaatattgagaGTTACAACAAAAATGATCATATCTCTTTTGATAGAGTTAATCATTTGTATAAAGGTACCGAGTTACATTCTTCTACATCACATGATTGTATAAACACCAAAATATTAAACagtcttattttattatatataaattgtgaatattatgaatatgctataaatatgttgaaatatttttcatattttgaaTGTGTACCAGATTATTATACTTTCAATATGTTATtcaatatgttatattacaaaatgaaGGATTATGGTAAGGTGTTAtgtttatatgattatatgataaataacaCACAAAACAAAcctaatgaaaaaatattgaacTTAATATTAAATAGCGCTATACAAACAAAATCATCAAAAAATACTTTGTTTATATTACGTCAGatgtttacatataaaatatatcccTCTCCTAAAAtggtaaaaaaattatatcatgTGGGAAGATATATAACGGAAAtacaattattaattaatagtATGATACGTCAACAAACgaaagatatatatgaagTAAATTTGAAGGAAAATCAGCTAATACGATTAAATATAGATGAGTAcgaattaaatttatttaaagaagGAAAAACATTCAAAAGTAAAACTCCTTTAGATGAAGCCAGAGAACAATTCTTTAAACGAAAGCAAAGAatggaaaaggaaaaaagaatgtctaaaaataaaaaatcttCAGATTGGTTACCATATGGTCAATATTTACAAAGTAAAAAGAAGGGTGGTGAAATCTATGCAAAAAGGGTCGATAGGCCTCGACCTTTAGCATTTGACGactga